A single Micromonospora luteifusca DNA region contains:
- a CDS encoding alpha-amylase yields MHRRRRGSAILALGLVASLLVPTTVTAPPAVAAPSGAKKVIVQLFEWNWPSVASECQSTLGPKGYGYVQVSPPQEHVRGDQWWLAYQPVSYRIESRKGTRAQFRSMVDTCHAAGVKVIVDAVINHMSGQDNGGTGWAGSSYSHYDYPGIYQTQDFHHCGRNGGDDIANYNDRYEVQNCELVNLSDLKTESDYVRTKIASYLNDLLSLGVDGFRMDASKHMPAADIAAIRGKLSRSAYIVQEVIHGAGEPVQPTEYTGNGDVHEFRYGKDLARVFRSERLAYLRNFGEGWGHLPTGPASVFVDNHDTQRDAGGVLTYKDRGIYALANAFMLAWPYGSPTVMSSYTFSNRDAGPPSDGANRTLNTTCYSGWECEHRWPVIANMVGFRNATEGAGVANWYDNGNNHIAFSRSGKGFITINDEDAAVNGRSYYTGLPAGRYCDVIHGTYAGGTCSGPVLTVDANGWFAANVPAHDAVAIHLGARV; encoded by the coding sequence ATGCACCGACGTCGACGCGGCTCGGCGATCCTCGCCCTCGGCCTGGTCGCCAGCCTGCTCGTCCCCACCACCGTGACGGCACCCCCGGCCGTCGCCGCCCCGTCCGGGGCCAAGAAGGTCATCGTCCAGCTCTTCGAGTGGAACTGGCCCTCGGTGGCCAGCGAGTGCCAGAGCACGCTCGGCCCGAAGGGCTACGGCTACGTCCAGGTCTCGCCCCCGCAGGAACACGTGCGGGGCGACCAGTGGTGGCTGGCGTACCAGCCGGTCAGCTACCGGATCGAGTCCCGCAAGGGCACCCGGGCCCAGTTCCGGTCGATGGTCGACACCTGCCACGCGGCCGGGGTGAAGGTGATCGTGGACGCGGTCATCAACCACATGTCCGGTCAGGACAACGGCGGCACCGGCTGGGCCGGCTCGTCCTACTCGCACTACGACTACCCGGGCATCTACCAGACCCAGGACTTCCACCACTGCGGGCGCAACGGCGGCGACGACATCGCCAACTACAACGACCGGTACGAGGTGCAGAACTGCGAGCTGGTCAACCTGTCGGACCTGAAGACCGAGTCGGACTACGTCCGCACGAAGATCGCCTCGTACCTCAACGACCTGCTCTCCCTCGGCGTGGACGGCTTCCGAATGGACGCCAGCAAGCACATGCCGGCCGCCGACATCGCCGCGATCAGGGGCAAGCTGTCCCGCTCGGCGTACATCGTGCAGGAAGTCATCCACGGTGCCGGCGAACCGGTCCAGCCGACCGAGTACACCGGCAACGGTGACGTGCACGAGTTCCGCTACGGCAAGGACCTGGCCCGGGTGTTCCGCTCCGAGCGGCTGGCCTACCTGCGCAACTTCGGCGAGGGTTGGGGGCATCTGCCCACCGGGCCGGCCTCGGTGTTCGTCGACAACCACGACACCCAGCGCGACGCCGGCGGGGTCCTGACCTACAAGGACCGGGGCATCTACGCCCTGGCGAACGCCTTCATGCTGGCCTGGCCGTACGGCTCGCCGACCGTGATGTCCAGCTACACCTTCAGCAACCGCGACGCCGGCCCACCCTCGGACGGCGCCAACAGGACACTCAACACCACCTGCTACTCGGGTTGGGAGTGCGAACACCGCTGGCCGGTGATCGCCAACATGGTCGGCTTCCGCAACGCCACCGAGGGCGCCGGGGTGGCCAACTGGTACGACAACGGCAACAACCACATCGCGTTCAGCCGCAGCGGCAAGGGTTTCATCACCATCAACGACGAGGATGCCGCGGTGAACGGCCGCTCCTACTACACCGGGCTGCCCGCCGGTCGGTACTGCGATGTCATCCACGGCACGTACGCGGGCGGCACGTGCAGCGGTCCAGTGCTCACGGTGGACGCCAACGGCTGGTTCGCGGCCAACGTGCCCGCACACGACGCGGTAGCGATCCACCTCGGCGCCCGCGTGTGA
- a CDS encoding L,D-transpeptidase yields MRFDRMSSYRRRAVWVGAAIAVPALLVAALLVGQALTPQSTSPDLPAAASDPTPSSVEQSPEESVPAAAPAPAGLPVVDYDPAPGGFPVDPGAMDTTPLTEGAHPTKRIAAYDAPGGRPRAFLEPTISGVDLTMPIAERRAGWVAVLLPSANRRLAWLPPGGFDTVPLRDQIVVERKVHRLTWYRAGKAVRSWEVSLGQSGQDTPLGRTFILGRTPPPEEVYGGVDIYALGAVPDDPESVPASLRGAHIGVHSWHNDDELGENTTNGCIRLTRSGQRELLAEVRPGSSVVVVDKLPTPPPTA; encoded by the coding sequence GTGCGTTTTGACCGAATGTCCTCGTACCGCCGCCGCGCCGTCTGGGTTGGCGCCGCCATCGCCGTACCCGCGCTGCTGGTGGCCGCGCTGCTGGTGGGTCAGGCCCTCACGCCGCAATCGACGAGCCCCGACCTGCCGGCCGCGGCCTCCGACCCGACGCCGAGCAGTGTCGAGCAGAGCCCGGAGGAGTCGGTCCCCGCAGCCGCGCCCGCCCCGGCCGGGCTACCTGTGGTCGACTACGACCCGGCGCCCGGAGGGTTCCCCGTCGATCCGGGCGCCATGGACACCACGCCGCTGACCGAGGGCGCGCACCCGACCAAGCGGATCGCCGCGTACGACGCGCCCGGCGGTCGTCCGAGAGCCTTCCTCGAACCGACGATCAGCGGTGTCGACCTGACCATGCCAATCGCCGAGCGGCGCGCCGGCTGGGTGGCCGTCCTGCTGCCCTCCGCGAACCGGCGGCTCGCCTGGCTGCCTCCCGGCGGGTTCGACACCGTGCCGCTGCGCGACCAGATCGTGGTGGAACGCAAGGTCCACCGGCTCACCTGGTACCGGGCCGGAAAGGCGGTGCGCTCCTGGGAGGTCAGCCTCGGTCAGTCGGGGCAGGACACTCCGCTCGGGCGGACCTTCATCCTGGGCCGCACCCCGCCGCCGGAGGAGGTCTACGGCGGAGTGGACATCTACGCCCTCGGTGCGGTGCCCGACGACCCGGAGTCGGTGCCGGCCAGCCTGCGCGGTGCGCACATCGGGGTACACAGCTGGCACAACGACGACGAGTTGGGTGAGAACACCACAAACGGTTGCATCCGGCTGACCCGCAGCGGCCAGCGGGAGTTGCTCGCCGAGGTCCGCCCCGGCAGCAGCGTGGTGGTCGTCGACAAGCTGCCCACCCCGCCGCCAACCGCCTGA
- a CDS encoding response regulator transcription factor gives MSGPGDEQPNPIRLLLADDQALVRGALAALLELEEDLTVVAEVGRGDEVVPEARRTTPDVALLDVEMPGLDGIAAAAALRTALPTCRVLMVTTFGRPGYLRRAMEAGASGFVVKDTPARQLADAVRRVHAGLRVVDPTLAAETLAAGVSPLTERETEVLRTARSGGTVADLAGVLHLSEGTIRNHLSAAIGKTGARNRAEAIRIAEQNGWLLGE, from the coding sequence GTGAGCGGCCCCGGCGATGAGCAGCCCAACCCGATCCGCCTGCTGCTCGCCGACGACCAGGCGCTGGTCCGGGGCGCGCTGGCCGCGCTGCTCGAGCTGGAGGAGGACCTGACCGTGGTGGCCGAGGTCGGCCGGGGCGACGAGGTGGTGCCCGAGGCACGCCGCACCACCCCGGACGTTGCCCTGCTGGACGTGGAGATGCCCGGCCTGGACGGGATCGCCGCTGCCGCCGCGTTACGGACCGCGCTGCCGACCTGCCGGGTGCTGATGGTGACCACCTTCGGCCGGCCCGGCTACCTGCGCCGGGCGATGGAGGCCGGCGCGAGCGGCTTCGTGGTCAAGGACACCCCGGCCCGGCAGCTCGCCGACGCGGTCCGCCGGGTACACGCCGGCCTGCGGGTGGTCGACCCGACGCTGGCCGCCGAAACCCTGGCCGCCGGGGTCAGCCCGCTGACCGAGCGGGAGACCGAGGTGCTGCGGACGGCTCGAAGCGGCGGCACGGTCGCCGACCTGGCCGGGGTGCTGCACCTGTCCGAGGGGACGATCCGTAACCACCTCTCGGCGGCGATCGGCAAGACCGGTGCGCGCAACCGGGCCGAGGCGATCCGGATCGCCGAGCAGAACGGTTGGCTGCTCGGCGAGTGA
- a CDS encoding sensor histidine kinase, which yields MDLSTGQSRPASRHWRFTGWLLAAVWLFFLNVPLATALHQPQPWRRILGVVALVVFALGYVLLFQWARRLRQLLLPIPAGRARVALLLMLAVGLVSIPGTGGDWLATLVYVAAAAVFLLPQWEALASVAVCALTPALASWLVPGWEAESGIVFAVLLASFAMFGVSRLAQRNGELQAAQQEIGRLAVAEERARAARDLHDILGHSLTVVAIKAELAGRLIEMDTERAAVEVAEVEALARAALSDVRQTVGAYREVSLTAELAGARSALAAAGIAADLPAEVPALPDEWDRLFGWAVREGVTNVVRHSGARCCTIRVHPGRVEVSDDGRGPSTPDATGNGLVGLRERARQLDAVVSVGRRPDGSGFLLRVHAPAEAR from the coding sequence ATGGACCTTTCGACGGGGCAGTCCCGGCCGGCGAGCCGCCACTGGCGGTTCACCGGCTGGCTGCTGGCGGCCGTCTGGTTGTTCTTCCTCAACGTGCCGCTCGCCACCGCGTTGCACCAGCCACAGCCCTGGCGGCGGATCCTCGGCGTCGTGGCGCTTGTCGTCTTCGCCCTCGGTTACGTGCTGCTGTTCCAGTGGGCCCGCCGGCTGCGCCAGTTGCTGCTTCCGATCCCGGCGGGCCGGGCGCGGGTCGCGCTGCTGCTGATGCTCGCGGTGGGCCTGGTCAGCATCCCGGGCACCGGCGGGGACTGGCTGGCCACACTGGTCTACGTCGCGGCGGCGGCGGTGTTCCTGCTGCCGCAGTGGGAGGCGTTGGCCTCCGTGGCCGTCTGCGCGCTGACCCCCGCACTGGCGTCCTGGCTGGTGCCGGGATGGGAGGCGGAGAGCGGCATCGTCTTCGCGGTGCTGCTCGCCTCGTTCGCCATGTTCGGGGTGTCGCGGCTGGCCCAACGCAACGGTGAGCTCCAGGCCGCCCAGCAGGAGATCGGCCGGCTCGCGGTGGCCGAGGAGCGTGCTCGCGCCGCCCGCGACCTGCACGACATCCTGGGCCACTCGCTGACAGTGGTGGCGATCAAGGCAGAGTTGGCCGGGCGGCTGATCGAGATGGACACCGAGCGTGCCGCCGTCGAGGTCGCCGAGGTGGAAGCGCTGGCCCGGGCCGCGCTGTCCGACGTACGGCAGACGGTTGGGGCGTACCGCGAGGTCAGCCTCACGGCGGAACTGGCCGGTGCCCGCTCCGCGCTGGCCGCGGCGGGCATCGCGGCGGATCTGCCGGCCGAGGTGCCGGCGCTGCCGGACGAGTGGGACCGGTTGTTCGGCTGGGCGGTACGGGAAGGGGTGACCAACGTGGTCCGGCACAGTGGGGCGCGGTGCTGCACGATCCGAGTACATCCGGGTCGGGTCGAGGTGAGCGACGACGGCCGCGGTCCGTCCACTCCCGACGCCACCGGGAACGGGCTCGTCGGCCTACGGGAGCGGGCACGGCAGCTGGACGCCGTGGTGAGCGTCGGTCGACGGCCGGACGGGAGTGGCTTCCTGCTCCGGGTGCACGCGCCGGCGGAGGCCCGGTGA
- a CDS encoding ABC transporter permease — protein sequence MTTSTPTPIRASEPDRRLPALGGFAPGALRIELRRVLRNRRTLAFTLIMPGVFFLIFGLPQGGQSLDNGRPVTAYVMISLAVYAAMVATTSVGGAVATERALGWSRQLRLTPLRPAAYVATKLITAMSLGLLAVVVEFVVGAAAGVRIPAYIWLLSGLAAWLGSLVFAAFGLFIGYLAPAENVMQIIGPVLAVLAMFGGLFVPVEVLPDVLQQVAKFTPVYGMGVLARTPLTGGGVSMAPVVNLVVWALLFGVGAARLFRRDTARV from the coding sequence ATGACCACCTCCACCCCCACCCCCATCCGCGCCAGTGAGCCGGACCGTCGGCTGCCCGCACTGGGCGGGTTCGCCCCGGGCGCCCTGCGCATCGAGCTACGCCGGGTGCTGCGCAACCGCCGCACCCTCGCCTTCACGCTGATCATGCCGGGCGTCTTCTTCCTCATCTTCGGCCTGCCGCAGGGCGGGCAGTCGCTGGACAACGGCCGTCCGGTGACGGCGTACGTCATGATCAGCCTGGCCGTGTACGCGGCCATGGTGGCGACCACCAGTGTCGGTGGCGCGGTCGCCACCGAGCGGGCGCTGGGCTGGAGCCGGCAACTGCGGCTCACCCCGTTGCGCCCGGCGGCGTACGTGGCGACCAAGCTGATCACCGCGATGAGCCTCGGTCTGCTCGCGGTCGTCGTCGAGTTCGTCGTCGGTGCCGCGGCCGGCGTCCGCATCCCGGCGTACATCTGGTTGCTGTCCGGGCTCGCCGCCTGGCTCGGCTCGCTGGTCTTCGCCGCGTTCGGTCTCTTCATCGGCTACCTGGCACCGGCCGAGAACGTCATGCAGATCATCGGCCCGGTCCTGGCCGTGCTGGCCATGTTCGGTGGGCTGTTCGTTCCGGTCGAGGTGCTGCCGGACGTCCTTCAGCAGGTCGCCAAGTTCACCCCGGTGTACGGCATGGGCGTGCTGGCCCGTACACCGCTGACCGGCGGAGGGGTCAGCATGGCGCCGGTGGTGAACCTCGTCGTCTGGGCGCTGCTCTTCGGCGTCGGTGCGGCGCGGTTGTTCCGGCGGGACACCGCGCGGGTCTGA
- a CDS encoding ABC transporter ATP-binding protein — MTSTNPAVELDGLTKTFGAVTAVDGLSLRVQPGEVVAFLGPNGAGKTTTIDMLLGLARPDAGTVRILGGTPDNAVARGRVAAVLQTGGLLKDLTVGETVEMTSHFYRHTRPAAEVLERAGIADIAGRVVGRCSGGQQQRLRFALALLPDPDLMVLDEPTTGMDVEGRRDFWQALRRDARAGRTVIFATHYLDEADAYADRIVLVRQGRIVADGTTAEIKNLAAGRTVRATLPGADQATLAALSGVDAVEVRGDSVLVRTSDSDAIARYLLTRTDARDVEITSRNLEDAFLALTTAHTGA, encoded by the coding sequence ATGACCAGTACGAATCCGGCCGTGGAGTTGGACGGCCTCACCAAGACCTTCGGCGCGGTCACCGCGGTCGACGGGCTGAGCCTGCGGGTGCAGCCCGGCGAGGTGGTGGCGTTCCTGGGCCCGAACGGCGCGGGAAAGACCACCACCATCGACATGCTGCTCGGGTTGGCCCGCCCGGACGCGGGCACCGTCCGCATCCTCGGCGGCACCCCGGACAACGCGGTGGCCCGGGGTCGGGTCGCCGCCGTCCTGCAGACCGGCGGGTTGCTCAAGGACCTCACCGTCGGCGAGACGGTCGAGATGACCTCGCACTTCTACCGGCACACCCGCCCGGCCGCCGAGGTGCTGGAGCGGGCGGGCATCGCCGACATCGCCGGGCGGGTGGTCGGGCGTTGCTCTGGCGGACAGCAGCAGCGACTGCGCTTCGCGCTGGCGCTGTTGCCCGACCCGGACCTGATGGTGCTCGACGAGCCGACCACCGGCATGGACGTCGAGGGTCGGCGGGACTTCTGGCAGGCCCTGCGCCGTGACGCCCGGGCCGGACGGACCGTCATCTTCGCCACCCACTACCTGGACGAGGCGGACGCGTACGCCGACCGGATCGTGCTGGTCCGGCAGGGGCGCATTGTCGCCGACGGCACCACCGCGGAGATCAAGAACCTGGCCGCCGGTCGTACGGTGCGGGCCACCCTGCCCGGCGCCGACCAGGCCACGCTGGCCGCGCTGTCCGGCGTGGACGCCGTGGAGGTACGCGGCGACAGCGTGCTGGTGCGTACCAGCGACTCGGACGCGATCGCCCGGTACCTGCTCACCCGGACCGACGCACGGGACGTGGAGATCACCTCCCGCAACCTCGAGGATGCCTTCCTCGCCCTGACCACCGCGCACACCGGAGCCTGA
- a CDS encoding alpha/beta hydrolase: MGATPQGRVDTVVLIHGLWMTPRSWEGWAQRYTERGMHVITPAWPGMDRSVEQLRDDPGPIAEQSIATIVAHYDRIIRALPRPPIIMGHSFGGLIAQVLVDRGLGAAAVGVHPAQVKGVLKIPLSQLRSGFPILRSPANRSKAVPFTQDDFAYTFGNTMSREDSDRAWQRYAVPGAGRVFFEGAFANVDPRSPARVDVGRHDRAPLLLMAGEQDHVVPASVVRANAGLYQKSRALTAYEEFPGRSHFTVGEDGWEKVADYALDWALRAAALPREATIASESPRR, from the coding sequence ATGGGTGCCACGCCGCAGGGTCGGGTCGACACGGTCGTGCTCATCCACGGGCTCTGGATGACCCCGCGCAGCTGGGAGGGGTGGGCCCAGCGGTACACCGAGCGCGGCATGCACGTCATCACCCCAGCCTGGCCCGGCATGGACCGCTCCGTGGAGCAGTTGCGCGACGACCCCGGCCCGATCGCCGAGCAGAGCATCGCCACGATCGTCGCGCACTACGACCGGATCATCCGCGCGCTGCCACGACCACCGATCATCATGGGGCACTCGTTCGGCGGCCTGATCGCGCAGGTCCTGGTCGACCGGGGCCTCGGCGCGGCCGCAGTGGGGGTGCACCCCGCGCAGGTGAAGGGTGTGCTCAAAATCCCGCTGAGCCAACTGCGCTCCGGCTTCCCGATCCTGCGCAGCCCCGCCAACCGGAGCAAGGCCGTCCCGTTCACCCAGGACGACTTCGCCTACACCTTCGGCAACACAATGAGCCGTGAAGACTCCGACCGGGCCTGGCAACGCTACGCCGTCCCCGGCGCCGGCCGGGTGTTCTTCGAGGGCGCGTTCGCCAACGTCGACCCGCGCTCACCAGCCCGGGTCGACGTCGGGCGCCATGATCGCGCGCCGCTGCTGCTGATGGCCGGCGAACAGGACCACGTGGTGCCGGCGTCGGTGGTCCGCGCCAACGCGGGGCTCTACCAGAAGTCCCGGGCGCTCACCGCGTACGAGGAGTTCCCCGGCCGGTCGCACTTCACCGTCGGCGAGGACGGCTGGGAAAAGGTCGCCGACTACGCGCTGGACTGGGCGCTACGCGCGGCGGCCCTACCGCGGGAAGCAACGATCGCCAGCGAAAGCCCCCGACGCTGA
- a CDS encoding site-2 protease family protein yields MRASFRLGRVAGVPVGVNWSVLVIFALIAWGLAANQFPRSYPDSSPVAYALAGLAAAVVFFVGLLAHEVSHAVVAKRNGLTVDGITLWLFGGVAELRGEPRDPGAELRIAGVGPLVSLLLGAFFGAIAALLALTGQDGLLFGAVAWLAGINVLLAIFNVLPAAPLDGGRLLRAAVWKATGDRTRASVVAARAGWVLGVLLIGLGLWQFLSGVGFGGLWLALIGWFLIGAAGVEERQARTGSALRGVRVGDVMTPQPQTASAEMTVADFVDHYLFAYRHSALPLTEDGRPTGLVTVDRVRGVPAERRASTTLAEVACRADQLVLAQTGEQLNDLLPRLSECADGRALVVTDGQLVGIVSPSDISRAVQRSTLRTQRA; encoded by the coding sequence ATGAGGGCCAGTTTCCGGCTTGGCCGGGTCGCGGGGGTGCCGGTCGGTGTCAACTGGAGCGTTCTGGTCATCTTCGCGTTGATCGCGTGGGGATTGGCCGCCAACCAGTTCCCCCGCTCGTACCCCGACAGCTCGCCGGTGGCGTACGCCCTCGCCGGGCTGGCGGCGGCGGTGGTCTTCTTCGTCGGCCTGCTCGCGCACGAGGTGTCGCACGCGGTGGTGGCCAAGCGCAACGGGCTGACGGTCGACGGCATCACGCTCTGGCTGTTCGGCGGCGTGGCCGAGTTGCGGGGCGAGCCGCGCGACCCGGGCGCGGAGCTGCGGATCGCGGGAGTCGGCCCGCTGGTCAGTCTGCTGCTCGGGGCGTTCTTCGGCGCGATCGCCGCACTGCTCGCGCTGACCGGGCAGGACGGGCTGCTCTTCGGGGCGGTGGCGTGGCTGGCCGGCATCAACGTGCTGCTGGCCATCTTCAACGTCCTGCCGGCCGCGCCCCTGGACGGCGGCCGGTTGCTGCGCGCCGCGGTGTGGAAGGCGACCGGTGACCGGACCCGGGCGTCCGTGGTCGCCGCCCGAGCCGGTTGGGTGCTGGGTGTCCTGTTGATCGGTCTCGGGCTGTGGCAGTTCCTGTCCGGGGTCGGTTTCGGTGGGCTCTGGCTGGCCCTGATCGGCTGGTTCCTGATCGGTGCCGCCGGGGTGGAGGAGCGGCAGGCCCGCACCGGCAGTGCGCTACGCGGAGTACGGGTGGGCGACGTGATGACGCCGCAGCCGCAGACCGCCTCGGCGGAGATGACGGTCGCCGACTTCGTCGACCACTACCTCTTCGCGTACCGGCATTCGGCGCTGCCGTTGACCGAGGATGGTCGGCCGACGGGGCTGGTCACCGTCGACCGGGTGCGCGGCGTGCCGGCCGAGCGGCGGGCGTCGACCACGCTGGCCGAGGTGGCCTGCCGCGCCGACCAACTGGTCCTCGCCCAGACGGGTGAACAGCTCAACGACCTGCTCCCCCGGCTCAGTGAGTGCGCCGACGGCCGTGCCCTGGTGGTGACGGACGGCCAGTTGGTCGGCATCGTCTCGCCCAGCGACATCAGCCGCGCCGTCCAGCGCAGCACCCTGCGCACCCAGAGGGCCTAG
- a CDS encoding FAD-binding protein, translating into MIVQGQNATSATTADVPRRNWAGNVRYAARAFHRPTSTDELRRLVAGSTRIRAVGSGHSFNRFGDTDGDLVTLAGLPQAVDVDHERGQVTVSGALRYGDVARQLHTQGYALANLASLPHISVAGAVATATHGSGQTHGNLATAVAGLELVTADGDLLRVDRDADGDTFAGMVVGLGALGLVTRVTLDVVPAFELRQYVSLDLHREALDEALGSAYSVSVFTDWRTPRLREVWRKQVADQSPPPADWLGTTAADEPRHPVLGMPPENCTPQLGEPGPWHERLPHFKLGFTPSSGDELQSEYHVPRTAAADALAALDDVAHLIAPVLLVCELRTVAADELWLSPNHHRDSFVVHFTWIGDTAAVLPVVAAVEERLAPFAPRPHWGKVFVTDPAELATRYPRYADFAAQLTHLDPTGKFRTDLLDRYFPR; encoded by the coding sequence ATGATCGTGCAGGGACAGAACGCCACGTCGGCCACCACGGCCGACGTTCCGCGCCGAAACTGGGCCGGCAACGTGCGGTACGCCGCTCGGGCGTTTCACCGACCGACCTCCACCGACGAACTGCGCCGACTGGTGGCCGGCAGCACCCGGATCCGGGCGGTGGGCAGCGGGCACTCCTTCAACCGCTTCGGTGACACCGACGGCGACCTGGTCACCCTCGCCGGGCTGCCCCAGGCCGTCGACGTGGACCACGAGCGGGGGCAGGTCACCGTGAGCGGCGCGCTGCGCTACGGCGACGTCGCCCGACAACTGCACACCCAGGGGTACGCACTCGCCAACCTCGCCTCGCTGCCACACATCTCGGTTGCCGGCGCGGTGGCCACCGCCACCCACGGCTCGGGCCAGACCCACGGCAACCTGGCCACCGCGGTCGCGGGCCTGGAGTTGGTCACCGCCGACGGTGACCTGCTGCGGGTCGACCGCGACGCCGACGGGGACACGTTCGCCGGCATGGTGGTCGGGCTCGGTGCGCTCGGCCTGGTCACCCGGGTCACCCTGGACGTGGTGCCGGCCTTCGAGCTGCGCCAGTACGTGTCGCTCGACCTGCACCGGGAGGCGCTCGACGAGGCTCTCGGCTCGGCGTACAGCGTGAGTGTCTTCACCGACTGGCGTACGCCCCGGCTGCGTGAGGTGTGGCGCAAGCAGGTGGCGGACCAGTCGCCGCCCCCGGCGGACTGGCTCGGCACCACCGCCGCCGACGAGCCACGGCACCCGGTGCTCGGGATGCCGCCGGAGAACTGCACCCCGCAGCTCGGCGAGCCGGGCCCGTGGCACGAGCGGCTGCCACACTTCAAACTCGGCTTCACCCCGAGCAGCGGCGACGAACTGCAGTCCGAGTACCACGTGCCGCGTACGGCGGCCGCCGACGCGCTCGCCGCGCTGGACGACGTGGCGCACCTGATCGCACCGGTGCTGCTGGTGTGCGAATTGCGGACCGTGGCGGCGGACGAGCTGTGGCTCAGCCCGAACCACCACCGGGACAGCTTCGTCGTGCACTTCACCTGGATCGGCGACACCGCAGCCGTCCTGCCGGTGGTGGCAGCGGTGGAGGAACGGCTCGCACCGTTCGCACCCCGCCCACACTGGGGCAAGGTCTTCGTCACCGACCCAGCCGAGCTGGCCACCCGCTACCCGAGGTACGCCGACTTCGCCGCCCAACTGACCCACCTGGACCCGACCGGCAAGTTCCGCACCGACCTGCTGGACCGGTACTTCCCCCGCTAG
- a CDS encoding GNAT family N-acetyltransferase has protein sequence MEDWTLRPASLTDVDAVAELRAVVLRADLERLGRYDEQRVRQRLRDGFVPAYTWVVEVGGAFAGCVALRPADDARWLEHFYLAPHLQGSGIGTAVLRELLERCDRDGTRVRLNVLQGSPARRLYERHGFTLETEDPVDVFMVRAPTSA, from the coding sequence ATGGAGGACTGGACACTTCGACCGGCTTCGCTGACGGACGTCGACGCGGTGGCCGAACTGCGGGCCGTGGTGCTGCGGGCCGATCTGGAACGGCTCGGGCGGTACGACGAGCAACGGGTCCGGCAGCGCCTGCGGGACGGGTTCGTACCGGCGTACACCTGGGTTGTCGAGGTGGGCGGCGCGTTCGCCGGCTGCGTGGCGCTGCGCCCGGCGGACGACGCCCGCTGGCTGGAGCACTTCTACCTGGCGCCGCACCTGCAGGGCAGCGGCATCGGCACGGCGGTGCTGCGCGAGTTGCTGGAGCGGTGCGACCGCGACGGCACCCGGGTCCGACTGAACGTGTTGCAGGGCAGTCCGGCGCGGCGGTTGTACGAGCGGCACGGATTCACGCTCGAGACCGAGGACCCGGTGGACGTGTTCATGGTGCGCGCGCCAACTTCGGCCTAG
- a CDS encoding MFS transporter, producing the protein MRRNAGLFVAISLLSGFGSSAMSLVAGIWVLDLTGSTGLAALTGLCVYAPVLAGPWLGGLLDRAPRRPLVIAVNLMLAVALLALFAVRGPGQTWLIFAVSSVYGVSYVLIGAGETALLPSALSPTELGDVNGWRSSAQEGMKLVAPLAGAGLYTWRGGHAVVVLSAAMPVLVAILYATVRLSRTPPDQPSQRHPVPRTGLSVLFKQRATGVPVVLAAASIAMSGFTTAAIYAVVVTELRLPATFLGVLTSAQGAGSIIGGLVVGRLITGRGPVTVGIAGTMLFAVGCLARCLPWWPATVVGAAVAGVGLPWTLVAAVTAVQTHTPSGLLGRVSATANTAMFGPLVVAIPLGSAAVHLGGRPPLIAAVVICLAAVAATLSFGYPGRRGRALLGSG; encoded by the coding sequence ATGCGTCGCAACGCGGGACTGTTCGTGGCGATCTCACTGCTGTCCGGGTTCGGCAGCAGCGCCATGTCCCTGGTGGCCGGCATCTGGGTCCTGGATCTCACCGGCTCGACCGGGCTCGCGGCCCTCACCGGGCTGTGCGTGTACGCCCCGGTGCTTGCCGGCCCATGGCTGGGCGGTCTGCTCGACCGGGCGCCCCGACGGCCGCTGGTCATCGCGGTCAACCTCATGTTGGCCGTCGCCCTCCTGGCGCTCTTCGCGGTACGAGGGCCAGGGCAGACGTGGCTCATCTTCGCCGTCTCGTCCGTCTACGGCGTCAGTTACGTGCTCATCGGCGCAGGCGAGACGGCGCTGCTGCCGTCCGCGCTGTCACCGACCGAACTCGGCGACGTCAACGGCTGGCGCTCAAGTGCGCAGGAGGGCATGAAGCTCGTCGCTCCCCTGGCCGGAGCCGGCCTCTACACGTGGCGCGGCGGGCACGCGGTCGTCGTACTCAGCGCGGCCATGCCGGTCCTGGTCGCCATCCTGTACGCGACGGTGCGCCTGAGCCGGACGCCACCCGACCAACCGTCGCAGCGGCACCCTGTTCCGCGTACCGGATTGTCGGTCCTGTTCAAACAGCGAGCGACGGGCGTGCCGGTCGTGCTCGCCGCCGCGTCGATCGCCATGTCCGGATTCACGACCGCGGCGATCTACGCGGTCGTCGTCACGGAGCTGCGCCTACCGGCGACGTTCCTGGGCGTGCTGACCAGCGCCCAGGGTGCCGGTTCCATCATCGGTGGCCTGGTCGTCGGCCGGCTCATCACCGGCCGGGGTCCGGTCACTGTCGGTATCGCCGGAACGATGCTGTTCGCCGTCGGTTGCCTGGCCCGGTGCCTTCCATGGTGGCCGGCCACGGTTGTCGGCGCGGCAGTGGCCGGCGTCGGCCTGCCCTGGACGCTTGTCGCGGCCGTGACCGCCGTGCAGACGCACACACCGTCGGGGCTGCTCGGCCGGGTCTCCGCAACGGCCAACACCGCGATGTTCGGGCCTCTCGTGGTGGCGATCCCACTCGGCTCGGCGGCCGTGCACCTCGGCGGACGCCCGCCGCTCATCGCCGCGGTCGTGATCTGCCTGGCGGCGGTGGCCGCCACTCTCAGCTTCGGATACCCAGGCCGTCGCGGTCGAGCGCTGCTCGGATCTGGCTGA